Part of the Candidatus Cloacimonas sp. genome, GGCAGATCAAAGGCAGGAGTTCCTTTTCTTTTGGAAAAGCTGAAAATATGCAGATAAACCAGGGGTAGAGAGCGCAAAAAATTACAGGTCTGTTGATGTTCTTCTTCCGTTTCACCGGGAAAACCGGTTATTACATCCATTCCGATGGCGGGGTAAGAAATCTGCTCCCAAATTTTAACTGTCAGTTGATTAATTGTGGTAGTGATATAGTGGCGCCTCATCCTTTTTAGCCCAGTATCAGCACCGCATTGCAACGGTATATGGTAATGCGGGCAAAGCTTGGAAATTAAGGGAAGAGTGTTAATTAGTTTATCATTAAACAGTTGCGGTTCAACGGAGCTGAGGCGAATCAATTCCAAGCCCTTTATTTCGTTTAAGCGGAGCAAAACATCCGTCAAATCGTTGTTTCCATCTTTATATAGCCCCAGGTTTATACCAGAAAGGACAATTTCCTTATAGCCGCTATCCACAAACAGATGTGCCTGCTGAAGAACCTGTTCCAAAGTTGCAGACCTGCTGCGTCCCCTGCCATAAGGAACTGCACAATAGGCACAGTTAAAATCGCAGCCATCCTGGATAATTTGAAAGGCACGCGTGCGGTTATACATTTTGGTAGTTGGCTTATAGGCAAATTCCTTTGCCTGCATAATGTCCATAAATTCATAGTTACTACCTGCCAGAATATCTGCTATATTAAGTTTCTGCTGATTATCTATAAGCAAGTCAATATTGCCCATCCTGGAAATTTCCTCAGGATAGCGTTGGGCAAAACAGCCGGTTACAACAATTTTAGCAAAGGGATTTTTGGCTTTTTGAGCTAACGCCTGACGGATTAAATAACGGCTTTTATAGTCCGTTCGGTTAGTTACTGTGCAGGTATTGATGATATAAATATCCGCTTCTTCCTGCCAGGGAACCAATTGGAAATCTTTAAACTGGTCTAAAATAACAGCTGATTCTGCCTGATTTGTTTTACAACCAAGAGTGGCAATAGCGATGCGAATCACGATTTTAACAAAAATTGAAAGATAGTTGGTGCATAAAGTGAATGTTCAATTTCCAGCACTTTGTCGGCAATTTCGGCGGGATTTTTACAGGAACTGATATCCACTTCTTGTTGTGCTACAATCTTGCCGTTATCGTATTGGGAATCAACAAGATGAATGGTAGCCCCGGAAACATTATCTCCCGAAGCAAAAACTGCCTGATGAACTGCCATTCCATACATTCCTTTGCCTCCAAATTCAGGCAGTAAGGCAGGATGGATATTTAAAATCGGAATTTGAACCTGCTTTATAAAATCTTCCGAGAGCTGCTTTAAAAAACCCGCTAAGGCAATAAGTTCTATATTATTTTGCCGGCAAAGCTCTATAGCTCTGGTTTCAAAGCTTGGCATATTATTAGTAGAAATTATCTGATAATTCAGGTTTCTTGCTTTTGCTAAGGGGATTGCAGGGGCATTTTTACAGGTGAAAATCACCAAAGCGATTTCAACAGGCAACTTATTCTGCGTAAAATAGTTATGCAGGGCACAAAGATTTGAGCCACGACTTAAGCCGCTGCTGAAAACAGCTATTTTATGGGTTGCAGATGCAGGTCTTTCCATTGCTGTTCATCAACCTCCGAAGGTGCCTGACTCATTAAATCCGTTGCCTTCAATGTTTTAGGAAAGGCAATAACATCGCGGATAGAATCTGCCCCGGTCATAATCATCACTAATCTATCCAAACCGGGAGCTATGCCTCCATGAGGTGGAGTTCCATATTTTAACGCTTCCAGAAAGAATCCAAAACGCTCTTGCAGTTCTTCTTCACTAAAGCCGAGGATATCAAATATTTTCTTTTGGATGTCATAACGATGGCATCTGATACTACCGCTGGAAAGTTCAATTCCGTTGCAAACAAGGTCATATAATTGTCCTTCAATTTCCCCTGTTTTTTCCGGAATATCCAAATAGGGTATATGTTCTTCCTTGGGTAAAGTAAACATATGATGAGCAGGTTCCCACTTGCCTGTATCCTGATTTTTGGTAAAAAGCGGAAAATCAGTTATCCAACAAAAGGCAAAGCTGTTTTCGGGAATGAGATTTAGTTTGGGAGCCAGGAAATTACGCAGCCCTGCCAGAACCTTGCTTGCCATTTCATAACTATCTGCCGCAATGGTTATTAAGTCATTTATTTGAGCGGAGGTTTCTTGAATAATGGCTATTGCTTCCTCGGGAGATAAGAATTTACTGATACCGCTTTCCAAACCGTTTGCCGTTACTTTGGCAAAAGCAATTCCTTTTCCGCCAAGGTGTTTAGCCAGTTCAATCAATTCGTCCTGCTGTTTTCTGCTGAAATCAGCTGCTCCGGGAATAACGATTGCTTTAACCACACCCCCGTTTTGCAGGGTAGAGGAAAAGACATTAAAACTGCAATCTTTAACGGCAGGGGAAAGATCAAACAGCTTCATTCCAAAACGAATATCAGGTTTATCACAGCCATAATTATCCATTGCTTCCTTATAGGGCATCCGGGGAAAAGGAAGGGCTAAATTAATGCCTGAAATTTCCCGAAAAAGTTTGGCAAATAGATGTTCTATCAGGTCAAAAATCTGTGCCTGAGAAACGAAACTAAGCTCTATATCCAGCTGCGTAAATTCAGGTTGCCGATCTGCTCTTAAATCCTCATCCCGAAAGCATCGGGCAATTTGATAATATCTGTCAAAGCCGGCAATCATTAAAAGTTGTTTAAACATTTGGGGGGATTGCGGCAAGGCATAAAACTTTCCCGGTTGCACTCTACTGGGAACAAGATAATCTCTGGCACCTTCAGGAGTACTTTTCATCAGGATGGGGGTTTCAATTTCATAAAAACCCTCATTGTTTAAAAATTCCCGTATAATTTGCATTATGCGATGCCTGGTAATAATTATATTTTGCAGTTTGGGACGGCGCAAGTCCAAATAGCGATAGGTAAGCCGCAAATCCTCTTCAGCCATAGCTACTTCACTAAATTGAACAGGAAGGGGCTGGGCTTCGTTTAAAATATAAAATTCCTCTGCTTCCAGTTCAATTTCACCGGTAGGAAGATGGGGATTGATATTAGGTTCGGTGCGGGAACAGATTTTTCCGCGCACTGCTATCACATATTCGTTACGAACCTTTTCCGCTTTGGCAAAAATCTCTTTCTGCTCAGGATGAATAACTATTTGCAGGATGCCTTTCACATCGCGCAGGTCTATGAAAATCAAGCCCCCCAGGTCTCGGCGTTTATTCACCCAACCCATAACGGTTACTGTTTTTCCCTTATGTTCCAAACGCAAATCTCCACAATAGTGGGTGCGGGTTAAATTTTCCAGGTAATCAAGCATTTTGTTTCTTTTTTCTCTCTTTTCAGTTTAGTTTAATGGCTTCAAAAAGCTTATCTATTTTCTTCACTCTTTCTCCCAAGGCATTAATCATATAGCATTTTTGCAGATATGCCGCGTCGGGATAGATTAAAGTATTATTTTTTAATGCTTCCGGCAGTAAATTTCCGGCAGCTGTATTGGGTGTGGCATAACGACAGTATTCCGTGTTGCGTTTACTGATTTCCGGGCTCAAAAGAAAATCAATGAATTTATAGGCAAGTGCTTTATTTTTACTGGATTTCAGGATAACGATATTATCCATCCATAAACTGGTACCTTCTACAGGGAGAAAGAATTTCACTTCAGGATTATTTTCCATCACTTGTAAAGCATCTCCATTATATGCCTGAGCTAAAAATGTAGTGCCATCCGGAACTTCGTTCTTATAGCTATCGGAATCAAACTGAGTGATATTATTATCCCATTCGGCAAGGGTTTTTTCTGCTGCAGCCAATGCTGCGTCGCTTGTGTCATTTAAATCGTAGCCATTGTAAATTAATGCTGCGCCAACAACTTCGCGTGCATCATCCAGCATCGTAACTTTATTTTTGCCGGTGAAAAAATTATTTGCCAGGATATTCCAGCTTTGGGGCTGAATAACTTCTGCCGGAATATAGCGTTGATTATAAATTAAGCCGGTTAAACCCCAAAAATAAGGAATAGCATATTTATTGCCTTCATCAAAGCTTGCTGCTTTCTGCAAAAGATTGCTGTCCAAATTTCGGTAATTTGGAATTTGGGCTAAATTCAGAGGTTCCAATAAGCCCGCATCGCGCATAATAGTTACATGGTCTCCACTGGGAAAAACAAGATCAAAGGATTCCCTTGAGCTTATAATTTTGGTGAGCATATTTTCGTTGGAATCATAAGTGCTATATTTAATGGAGCATTTATTCTGTTGTTCAAATTCCTTGATGAGATCGGGATCAATGTAATCGCTCCAGTTAAAAATATAGAGAACCGGTTTATTTTTGCTGCAGGAATTGCAAAAAACCAGCAGACCGATTACCAGCATTAGGACTAAAAGTTTTCCTTTTGTCATCATTCTCTCCTTAAGTAGGGTGATTTTTATCAGCTTCTAAAAACCAGCTGAATCACCTAAAAGATTCTCTTCCGGATTACCCGGATTTGGCTGAAATTGTAATTAGCAATTTTCCCAAATCCAATTTACAATCCGCCATCATCAACAACATTCGCCTGCCCTATTCCTTCCTGCAAATGCACGCTCTGCAATAAAATCCAGCCAATCACGAAGAAGAAGATCAAGGACAAAACGGAATAACGAATATCTCCTGTTTCGTGTGCTATCCAGCCATAAAGAATTGGACCAATAATAGATGATAAGCGTCCTGTCAAGGTATAAAATCCGAAAAATTCTGCCTGCCTGTTTCTTGGGGTTAAAAGCGAAAGCATTGTTCTGCTGTTTGCCTGGCTGCTGCCGATTGCCAAACCGGCAACCAGCCCTACAAAATAATATTCCGTTGCACTGCTGCAAAAAAATGCCCAAAGAATAACGCCAATCCAAATTAAAAGCGAAAAGCTTAAAGAAACTTTTACATTCAGCTTATCGGTTAACCAACCGAAAAATGCTGCTCCTAAAATGGAAGTAAACTGTGCCAGAATGAAATAGGTTATCATTTGGGGAGTTGTCATTCCAAATCTTTCTGCTCCGTAAATGGAAGCAAAAACAATCACGGTAGCAATGCCGTCATTATAGATAAAATAACTGAAGATATACTTCAGCAGTTGAGGCAGCTTGGCTATATTTTTTAAGGAATAAATAACTCTCTGCCAGGCAATACGATAATAGTTACTTCTTTGAGAGGGAGGACGGAATTCTTTCAACCAAAAGAAAGTGAATAAAGAAAAAAGAAAGAGATGCAAAGCTACAGCCGGAAACACAATCCGAACATTTATTTTTACCAGAAATAAAGCTACAAGCAATGAAACCAAACCACCTACATAGCCAATTGCCCAACCGAAACCTGAAACCTTACCGATATTCTCCGGTTTGCATATCTCAGGCAGAAAAGCATCGTAAAATACATTTGCACTGTTAAAACCAAAATTAGCGATGATAAAAAACAGCATCCCGGTAAAGACATTTCCCGGTTTTACAAAAAACAGCAAGCTCGTAAAAATAATCGTGAGATAGCAATTGATAAAAAGCATTCTTTTTTTGGCTCGGGAATAATCAGCAACAGCACCAAAAATTGGAGCTGAAATTGCTACCAGAGCCATTGAAATTCCAATTGCCCTTCCCCAGAGCAATTCTCCATAACCGGCATTACCAACCACTACGCTTTTGATGAAATAAACACTGTAAACTACCGAGACAATTATTGTAGTGAAAGCGGAATTGGCAAAATCATAGAGCATCCAACCAACTATGTTCCGGTTGAATTTCATTGGGCAATACCTTCCAGATACTTTACCGGGTAACCCTGCCAGATATTACGAATGTCTTCTTTGGGGCTGGAAATAAACACCTGATAATGGTTATTGATGCAGTTTCTAATCTGTAGCGAATGATATGTATCCAGTTCAGCAAAAATATCGTCAAACAACAGAATGGGTTTAATGCCGGTAATTCTTTCTATTAAATGTGCTTGCAAAAGCTTCAGGATAATAACAGCAATGCGTTTTTGACCCTGCGAAGCATAAATGCGCATTTTATGCTCTTGCAGTTTGAATTCATAATCGTCTAAATGAGCGCCAACTATTGAACGCTGCAACACTTTTTCCCTTTCTTCCAAAGCTGTAAGCTGCCTGATAATATCTTCCACAGAGCTTTCCAAAGGCAGTTTCAGGGAAGATATATAGCCGATGGTAATTTCCGTGGAAGCAGGAAAAATATCTTTAAAGGTCTCTTTCAAAGCGCTATTTACTTGCTGTAAATAACGGTTTCGGTAATTCCAGACCTCAGCTAAGGAAGTGGCAAAGGCAAGATTCCAGCTGGCAAGTTCCGTGCGGGAATAGGTTCTTTTAAGCATTGCGTTGCGTTGTTGAACCAAATGCAGAAAATTCCTTAAAACAGTTATATAGGGAGGGTAGAGCTGAGAAATAGCCAGGTCAAAATATTGACGCCTGAAACGCGGTGGACCGCTTATCAATAAATGGTCTTCAGGAGCACAATAGATTACTTTTACTACTTCAAATAAAGTGCTTAACTGGTGCACGGGCAAATCGTCCAGTTTTAATAACTTACGCTGTTCCATATAGCTGAGGGTAACTTTTTGCTCAATTTCCTGATCACTTAGGAAAAGAGCTGCTACTCTGAAAAATTGCCCTTCAAAATTGAGCAGTTCCTCATCGTAGTGAAAACGGATGGATTTACCTATGCTGCAATAGGCAATCGCTTCCAGAAGATTGGTTTTTCCGCTGCCATTCGGACCAATGATTAAACAGCCCTGCGGGTTGAAATCAAACTCATTCTGGCGATAGCTGCGGAAATTCTCAAGTTCAATTTTAGCCAGGTTCAAATTTTTATGAACGCAAAGGCATCAACAGGAAGGTTATTTCCTGATCGGGAACAGGTGTTTCGTTATAAATCATCATCGCATCTTTGGAAGTTCCAAGTTTGATGACAACTTTTTCTGTATCTATTGCTTCCAGGATAGAAAGCATATATTTGAAATTGAAAGAGATACCTGTGGAGTTACCGGAATAATTGTATTCATCAATATCTTCTTTGGCTTCACCGGTATCACGGTTACTGGCATTAACTTCAAAATGATTGCTATCCAGGTCAAAATGAATACGCATATTATCGTCCGGAGCTACCAATGCCACTCTTTTGATGGCAGTTATCAGATTATTTTTGTCTATAACGAATTTATTGGGTAGCTCAACAGGAAATGCTTTCTGGTAATCGGGATATTTATGTTCTAAAACTTGGGACGAGATAAAATATTCGCCGTAAACAAATTCAATCCGATTGCGTTCCAAACCGATTTTCAGCTCTTTAACATCTTCAGAATAAATCTTTTGAAAAAACATCAAGGTCTTCACGGGAATTATTCTTTCTACATATTTCTGTTCCTGTTCCATAAAGATATTCAATTCTGT contains:
- the mtaB gene encoding tRNA (N(6)-L-threonylcarbamoyladenosine(37)-C(2))-methylthiotransferase MtaB; translated protein: MIRIAIATLGCKTNQAESAVILDQFKDFQLVPWQEEADIYIINTCTVTNRTDYKSRYLIRQALAQKAKNPFAKIVVTGCFAQRYPEEISRMGNIDLLIDNQQKLNIADILAGSNYEFMDIMQAKEFAYKPTTKMYNRTRAFQIIQDGCDFNCAYCAVPYGRGRSRSATLEQVLQQAHLFVDSGYKEIVLSGINLGLYKDGNNDLTDVLLRLNEIKGLELIRLSSVEPQLFNDKLINTLPLISKLCPHYHIPLQCGADTGLKRMRRHYITTTINQLTVKIWEQISYPAIGMDVITGFPGETEEEHQQTCNFLRSLPLVYLHIFSFSKRKGTPAFDLPNQIPKTIKNRRANELSQISDELTAAYTKSLVDNNILLSGVVEKNVNGCCEFLSDHYVRVHFSGNYLPGDFVQIPSQDVRIRMKDD
- a CDS encoding formyltransferase family protein, with translation MERPASATHKIAVFSSGLSRGSNLCALHNYFTQNKLPVEIALVIFTCKNAPAIPLAKARNLNYQIISTNNMPSFETRAIELCRQNNIELIALAGFLKQLSEDFIKQVQIPILNIHPALLPEFGGKGMYGMAVHQAVFASGDNVSGATIHLVDSQYDNGKIVAQQEVDISSCKNPAEIADKVLEIEHSLYAPTIFQFLLKS
- the aspS gene encoding aspartate--tRNA ligase; this translates as MLDYLENLTRTHYCGDLRLEHKGKTVTVMGWVNKRRDLGGLIFIDLRDVKGILQIVIHPEQKEIFAKAEKVRNEYVIAVRGKICSRTEPNINPHLPTGEIELEAEEFYILNEAQPLPVQFSEVAMAEEDLRLTYRYLDLRRPKLQNIIITRHRIMQIIREFLNNEGFYEIETPILMKSTPEGARDYLVPSRVQPGKFYALPQSPQMFKQLLMIAGFDRYYQIARCFRDEDLRADRQPEFTQLDIELSFVSQAQIFDLIEHLFAKLFREISGINLALPFPRMPYKEAMDNYGCDKPDIRFGMKLFDLSPAVKDCSFNVFSSTLQNGGVVKAIVIPGAADFSRKQQDELIELAKHLGGKGIAFAKVTANGLESGISKFLSPEEAIAIIQETSAQINDLITIAADSYEMASKVLAGLRNFLAPKLNLIPENSFAFCWITDFPLFTKNQDTGKWEPAHHMFTLPKEEHIPYLDIPEKTGEIEGQLYDLVCNGIELSSGSIRCHRYDIQKKIFDILGFSEEELQERFGFFLEALKYGTPPHGGIAPGLDRLVMIMTGADSIRDVIAFPKTLKATDLMSQAPSEVDEQQWKDLHLQPIK
- a CDS encoding spermidine/putrescine ABC transporter substrate-binding protein — translated: MTKGKLLVLMLVIGLLVFCNSCSKNKPVLYIFNWSDYIDPDLIKEFEQQNKCSIKYSTYDSNENMLTKIISSRESFDLVFPSGDHVTIMRDAGLLEPLNLAQIPNYRNLDSNLLQKAASFDEGNKYAIPYFWGLTGLIYNQRYIPAEVIQPQSWNILANNFFTGKNKVTMLDDAREVVGAALIYNGYDLNDTSDAALAAAEKTLAEWDNNITQFDSDSYKNEVPDGTTFLAQAYNGDALQVMENNPEVKFFLPVEGTSLWMDNIVILKSSKNKALAYKFIDFLLSPEISKRNTEYCRYATPNTAAGNLLPEALKNNTLIYPDAAYLQKCYMINALGERVKKIDKLFEAIKLN
- a CDS encoding MFS transporter, which gives rise to MKFNRNIVGWMLYDFANSAFTTIIVSVVYSVYFIKSVVVGNAGYGELLWGRAIGISMALVAISAPIFGAVADYSRAKKRMLFINCYLTIIFTSLLFFVKPGNVFTGMLFFIIANFGFNSANVFYDAFLPEICKPENIGKVSGFGWAIGYVGGLVSLLVALFLVKINVRIVFPAVALHLFLFSLFTFFWLKEFRPPSQRSNYYRIAWQRVIYSLKNIAKLPQLLKYIFSYFIYNDGIATVIVFASIYGAERFGMTTPQMITYFILAQFTSILGAAFFGWLTDKLNVKVSLSFSLLIWIGVILWAFFCSSATEYYFVGLVAGLAIGSSQANSRTMLSLLTPRNRQAEFFGFYTLTGRLSSIIGPILYGWIAHETGDIRYSVLSLIFFFVIGWILLQSVHLQEGIGQANVVDDGGL
- the recF gene encoding DNA replication and repair protein RecF (All proteins in this family for which functions are known are DNA-binding proteins that assist the filamentation of RecA onto DNA for the initiation of recombination or recombinational repair.); translated protein: MNLAKIELENFRSYRQNEFDFNPQGCLIIGPNGSGKTNLLEAIAYCSIGKSIRFHYDEELLNFEGQFFRVAALFLSDQEIEQKVTLSYMEQRKLLKLDDLPVHQLSTLFEVVKVIYCAPEDHLLISGPPRFRRQYFDLAISQLYPPYITVLRNFLHLVQQRNAMLKRTYSRTELASWNLAFATSLAEVWNYRNRYLQQVNSALKETFKDIFPASTEITIGYISSLKLPLESSVEDIIRQLTALEEREKVLQRSIVGAHLDDYEFKLQEHKMRIYASQGQKRIAVIILKLLQAHLIERITGIKPILLFDDIFAELDTYHSLQIRNCINNHYQVFISSPKEDIRNIWQGYPVKYLEGIAQ